A region from the Conexivisphaerales archaeon genome encodes:
- a CDS encoding NAD(P)-binding domain-containing protein, giving the protein MKERIAIVGGTGRLGKGLALRLIKEHEVLIGSRSKEKADTVAGEVVARAEKLYSTSGYNGRVEGEHNQSAVEKSAFIILAVQAEQLELFLSAALDYSWDGKVVLSPITRMKRADGMLDYHPFESQGRILSAAEFVQSKLSRAAVVSGLQLLPASALWREKEVAPYDIPMAGDETHVRYAMQVLSCIPNLRYLYAGPLHVSYLIESALPLLLNIAMKNGFNSPGLRVLA; this is encoded by the coding sequence ATGAAAGAGAGGATAGCAATAGTTGGAGGAACAGGCAGGCTCGGGAAGGGTCTAGCTCTAAGGCTGATTAAGGAGCATGAAGTGTTGATAGGGTCCAGGTCAAAGGAGAAGGCTGATACAGTAGCAGGTGAGGTTGTTGCAAGAGCAGAGAAACTCTACTCGACCTCAGGGTATAACGGGAGAGTGGAGGGAGAACATAATCAATCAGCAGTGGAGAAGTCTGCATTCATCATCCTTGCGGTTCAGGCAGAACAGCTCGAGTTATTTCTTTCTGCTGCACTGGATTACAGCTGGGATGGCAAAGTGGTTCTATCGCCTATCACAAGAATGAAGAGAGCTGATGGAATGCTGGATTATCATCCTTTTGAGAGTCAGGGCAGGATTCTCTCAGCAGCTGAATTCGTTCAGAGCAAGCTCAGCAGGGCTGCTGTGGTGTCTGGGCTCCAGCTTTTACCAGCTTCAGCACTCTGGAGGGAGAAAGAAGTCGCTCCATATGACATACCTATGGCTGGAGATGAAACTCATGTCAGGTATGCGATGCAAGTGCTGAGTTGCATACCCAACTTAAGGTATCTTTACGCAGGACCTCTGCATGTCTCTTATCTGATAGAGTCCGCTCTGCCCCTTCTTCTGAACATAGCGATGAAGAATGGTTTTAACA